The following proteins are encoded in a genomic region of Triticum dicoccoides isolate Atlit2015 ecotype Zavitan chromosome 1B, WEW_v2.0, whole genome shotgun sequence:
- the LOC119350190 gene encoding uncharacterized protein LOC119350190: MKPQHPSGPKTIQLLSRTNHLMAAIEQPLIPHLIYESSWIKRPVRPGPSMGAEDRLRCGSMVTTAIIPLEYQSGINTGSNNGQQQAATQPDTKGLHTPCDSRMSPNPCLPPPPSCSIHSPAAGLALYPVFKSSSRSLHYLAPKLHLVIHPSLQSAPPPELHIPRSSRRPLDSTSNRRPHTAPSTSRCRPCQSPLLLLPGLHLWAPAAVPPAVAGAPSPGSCCCWICCYRGSICRLTLLLDLLLPRIHPLRAMPLSKTVGIVSE; encoded by the exons ATGAAGCCGCAGCACCCGTCTGGCCCAAAAACAATACAGCTActcagccggaccaaccacctcatggctgcgatagagcagccactgataccGCACCTGATTTATgagagctcctggataaaaaggccagtgcggccaggtccatctatgggtgcAGAGGACAGGCTCCGGTGCGGGAGTATGGTCACCACGGCAATCATACCGTTGGAATATCAGTCCGGAATCAACACCGGGAGCAATAACGGCCAGCAGCAGGCCGCGACACAGCCAGATACAAAGGGGCTGCACACCCCTTGTGATTcacggatgag CCCTAACCcgtgcctgccgccgccgccctcgtgCTCGATCCACAGTCCTGCCGCCGGCCTCGCGCTCTACCCCGTTTTCAAGTCGTCGTCTCGGAGCTTACACTACCTCGCCCCTAAGCTCCACCTCGTCATCCACCCGTCCTTGCAGTCCGCCCCTCCCCCCGAGCTCCATATCCCGAGATCGAGCCGTCGCCCTCTCGATTCAACATCGAACCGCCGTCCTCACACCGCCCCCTCGACATCCCGCTGTCGTCCTTGCCAGTCCCCGCTCCTGCTGCTGCCAGGGCTCCATCTCTGGGCTCCCGCTGCTGTCCCACCTGCTGTTGCTGGGGCTCCATCTCCGGGCTCTTGCTGCTGCTGGATCTGCTGCTACCGGGGCTCCATCTGCAGGCTCACGCTGCTGCTGGACCTGCTGCTACCGAGGATCCATCCCCTTCGAGCTATGCCCCTCTCAAAGACAGTTGGCATCGTGTCTGAG TGA